The following proteins are co-located in the Sphingomonas panacis genome:
- a CDS encoding GNAT family N-acetyltransferase, with amino-acid sequence MFARTPRLTLRPGWPEDAPALTQAVAHESVAMNLSRLPWPYADTDAAEWLAMPRGPTDVTLLILTHDTPAPRLIGTIALDRESGDAPELGYWLTPDAWGRGYATEAGRAVLHMARHALGLKRLRSRHFVDNPASGRVLGKLGFHETGRGATFSRARGREVASVMLACDLEDGRLGDQALSLAA; translated from the coding sequence ATGTTCGCCCGGACTCCCAGATTGACGCTGCGCCCCGGCTGGCCGGAGGACGCGCCCGCGCTGACGCAGGCGGTCGCGCACGAGAGCGTCGCCATGAACCTGTCGCGCCTGCCCTGGCCTTATGCGGACACAGATGCCGCCGAGTGGCTGGCGATGCCGCGTGGCCCGACCGACGTAACGCTGCTGATCCTCACACATGACACTCCTGCCCCGCGCCTGATCGGTACGATCGCGCTCGATCGTGAAAGCGGTGACGCGCCGGAACTCGGCTATTGGCTGACGCCGGACGCCTGGGGGCGCGGCTATGCGACCGAAGCCGGGCGTGCCGTGCTTCACATGGCGCGCCACGCGCTCGGGCTGAAGCGGCTGCGCTCGCGGCATTTCGTCGACAACCCCGCCTCGGGCCGCGTGCTCGGCAAGCTGGGCTTTCACGAGACCGGGCGCGGCGCGACCTTCTCGCGGGCACGCGGGCGCGAGGTGGCGAGCGTGATGCTGGCGTGCGATCTGGAGGATGGGCGACTCGGGGATCAAGCGCTTAGCCTTGCCGCCTGA
- a CDS encoding Uma2 family endonuclease: MATQIEYPLLTAEEFLDIDFGERKAELDNGVIRMMAGGTARHAHVQGNIYAALRSRLRGSGCTPYNSDMAAKTRDYSVRYPDVTVYCGRGGEANADKKAFDDPCIIFEVLSAGTARTDLTVKLEEYKAVQSVDTIVFVDIASERLRVIQRTGPSGWTDIAYREPTDLVLPAVGAELTHVEIFEDA, from the coding sequence ATGGCAACGCAGATCGAATACCCGCTGCTGACCGCTGAGGAGTTCCTCGACATCGACTTTGGCGAGCGCAAGGCCGAGCTCGACAATGGCGTGATACGGATGATGGCCGGGGGAACGGCCCGGCATGCTCATGTGCAAGGCAATATCTATGCAGCTTTGAGATCACGGCTGCGCGGCTCGGGATGCACGCCATACAATTCCGACATGGCCGCCAAGACCCGCGATTACTCGGTCCGGTATCCGGATGTTACGGTGTATTGCGGGCGCGGCGGCGAAGCGAACGCCGATAAAAAGGCATTCGACGATCCCTGCATCATTTTCGAAGTTCTGTCGGCCGGCACCGCACGCACCGATCTCACGGTCAAACTCGAAGAGTATAAAGCGGTGCAGAGCGTCGACACCATCGTCTTTGTCGATATCGCCAGCGAACGACTCCGCGTCATTCAGCGCACTGGCCCCAGCGGCTGGACGGATATCGCCTATCGGGAGCCGACCGACCTGGTCCTTCCGGCGGTCGGCGCCGAACTGACGCACGTCGAAATTTTTGAAGACGCCTGA
- a CDS encoding metal-dependent hydrolase, with translation MAKATTPADLTITPRDLRFGRGTRRARWWMNDDPVATAFYNALSITFPKGEGFFIDSVRAFREGTPPRLAAEINAFIKQEVMHTREHVAFNRHVTDQGYDVSLLDRHVDEALAMTEGKPAIAKLAATMALEHFTAILAHQLLAEPRHLAGAEPQAAAMWRWHAAEEIEHKGVAYDTWLHATRDWPRLRRWAVKALVMLTTTRKFFAGRYLGIIELLRQDGIAGPRAHLGVLHYAFVRPGMVRKILGAWFRYFLPGFHPWNEDDRTLIARAESDYAAAMLPAT, from the coding sequence ATGGCGAAAGCAACCACACCCGCCGATCTGACGATCACCCCGCGCGACCTGCGCTTCGGGCGGGGCACGCGCCGGGCGCGCTGGTGGATGAACGACGATCCCGTCGCGACCGCCTTTTACAATGCGCTGTCGATCACCTTCCCCAAGGGCGAGGGCTTTTTCATCGACAGCGTGCGCGCGTTCCGCGAAGGCACGCCGCCGCGCCTGGCCGCCGAGATCAACGCCTTCATCAAGCAGGAGGTGATGCACACGCGCGAGCATGTCGCGTTCAACCGCCACGTTACCGATCAGGGCTATGACGTGTCGCTGCTCGACCGGCATGTCGATGAGGCGCTCGCGATGACCGAGGGCAAGCCGGCGATCGCCAAACTCGCTGCGACGATGGCGCTCGAACATTTCACCGCGATCCTCGCGCATCAATTGCTCGCCGAACCCCGCCATCTCGCCGGCGCGGAGCCGCAGGCGGCGGCGATGTGGCGCTGGCACGCCGCCGAGGAGATCGAGCACAAGGGCGTCGCGTATGACACGTGGCTGCATGCGACGCGCGACTGGCCGCGCCTGCGCCGCTGGGCGGTCAAGGCGCTGGTCATGCTCACCACCACGCGCAAGTTCTTCGCCGGGCGCTATCTCGGCATCATCGAACTGCTCCGGCAGGACGGCATCGCCGGTCCGCGCGCGCATCTGGGGGTGCTGCATTATGCGTTCGTGCGACCGGGCATGGTGCGCAAGATCCTCGGCGCGTGGTTCCGCTATTTCCTGCCAGGCTTCCACCCGTGGAACGAGGACGACCGCACGCTGATCGCCCGCGCCGAAAGCGACTATGCGGCGGCGATGCTGCCGGCGACGTAA
- a CDS encoding NAD(P)H-binding protein yields MSSTLAITGGTGFVGKRLIEQALGAGYRVRALTRRTQAPREGLTWVAGALDDRRALADLVAGADVVIHVAGVVNAPDRAAFAAGNIAGTQAMVDAARAAGVRRFIHVSSLAAREPQLSNYGWSKHGAEAVVAASGLDWTMVRPTAVFGPGDTDLLDMFRVAKFGLALLPPPGKLAVIHVDDLAALLLALVASNPGRVILEADDGTPGGWTHRAFARAIGTAVGRRVLALDLPRPVMLAAARIDRLLRGAGAKLTADRVGYFCHPDWTIDPARAPDPALWHARIPTPDGLAATAAWYREHSLL; encoded by the coding sequence GTGAGCAGCACGCTCGCCATCACCGGCGGCACCGGCTTCGTCGGCAAGCGGTTGATCGAGCAGGCGCTCGGCGCGGGCTATCGCGTGCGCGCGCTCACCCGGCGGACGCAAGCCCCACGCGAGGGGCTTACGTGGGTGGCGGGGGCGCTCGACGATAGGCGCGCGCTCGCCGATCTCGTGGCGGGCGCGGACGTCGTCATCCACGTCGCCGGCGTCGTCAACGCGCCCGACCGCGCGGCTTTTGCCGCCGGCAACATCGCGGGCACGCAGGCGATGGTCGATGCCGCCCGCGCCGCCGGGGTGCGCCGCTTCATCCACGTCTCGTCGCTTGCGGCGCGCGAGCCGCAGCTTTCCAACTACGGCTGGTCCAAGCACGGTGCCGAAGCGGTGGTCGCAGCGTCGGGGCTAGACTGGACGATGGTGCGCCCGACCGCCGTGTTCGGCCCCGGCGATACGGACTTGCTCGACATGTTCCGCGTGGCGAAGTTCGGCCTCGCGTTGCTGCCGCCGCCGGGCAAGCTCGCGGTGATCCACGTCGATGATCTCGCGGCGCTGCTGCTCGCGCTGGTGGCGAGCAATCCCGGCCGCGTCATCCTCGAAGCCGATGACGGCACACCCGGCGGCTGGACGCATCGCGCTTTCGCGCGTGCGATCGGCACGGCGGTCGGCCGGCGCGTGCTGGCGCTCGATCTGCCACGTCCGGTGATGCTGGCGGCGGCGCGGATCGACCGGCTGCTGCGCGGCGCGGGCGCCAAGCTGACGGCCGACCGAGTCGGCTATTTCTGCCATCCCGACTGGACGATCGACCCGGCGCGCGCGCCCGATCCGGCTTTGTGGCACGCGCGGATTCCAACACCAGACGGACTTGCCGCGACGGCGGCATGGTATCGCGAACACAGCCTGCTATAG
- a CDS encoding TetR/AcrR family transcriptional regulator, whose amino-acid sequence MSIVPKRLSPERSRIAAIEAARDILIQDGPQAVTLKAVAARIGRTHANLLHHFGSAAGLQSALIAHLADSITARIGDVAKQARAGEADPRDVVDLTFDAFAQGGGAMASWMILSGNHDALDPVLSAIHRLVDDLAEDEADQATHIREETLRLVLVAMGDALLGPAMAKALGLPRETARGLAADALVAARAAALKGVG is encoded by the coding sequence GTGTCAATAGTGCCGAAACGACTCAGCCCGGAACGGTCGCGAATCGCGGCGATCGAGGCCGCGCGCGATATTCTCATCCAGGACGGCCCGCAGGCGGTGACGCTCAAGGCGGTAGCGGCGCGGATCGGGCGCACCCACGCGAATCTGCTGCACCATTTCGGCAGCGCGGCGGGCCTGCAGAGCGCATTGATCGCCCACCTCGCGGACTCGATCACGGCGCGGATCGGCGATGTGGCCAAACAGGCGCGCGCGGGTGAGGCCGATCCGCGCGATGTGGTCGATCTCACCTTCGACGCCTTCGCACAGGGCGGCGGGGCGATGGCGAGCTGGATGATCCTGTCGGGCAATCACGACGCGCTCGATCCGGTGTTGAGCGCGATCCACCGGCTGGTCGACGATCTCGCCGAGGATGAGGCCGATCAGGCGACTCACATCCGTGAGGAGACGCTTCGGCTCGTGCTGGTCGCGATGGGGGATGCGCTGCTCGGGCCGGCGATGGCGAAGGCGCTTGGGCTGCCACGCGAGACCGCGCGCGGGCTTGCGGCCGACGCGCTGGTCGCGGCGCGGGCGGCGGCATTGAAGGGCGTGGGGTGA
- the rplU gene encoding 50S ribosomal protein L21, producing the protein MFAIVRTGGKQYRVAAGDKIVVEKLDGEAGSSITLGDILLAGEGSELKSVEGLTVSAEIIAQAKAEKVIVFKKRRRHNYRRKNGHRQQHTILKITAIGGESAQA; encoded by the coding sequence ATGTTCGCAATCGTGCGCACGGGCGGCAAGCAATATCGCGTTGCCGCTGGAGACAAGATCGTCGTCGAGAAGCTCGACGGCGAAGCCGGTTCGTCGATTACGCTCGGCGACATCCTGCTTGCGGGCGAAGGCTCGGAGCTGAAGTCGGTCGAGGGGCTCACCGTCTCCGCCGAGATCATCGCGCAGGCGAAGGCCGAGAAGGTCATCGTCTTCAAGAAGCGTCGTCGTCACAACTATCGTCGTAAAAACGGCCACCGCCAGCAGCACACGATCCTGAAGATCACCGCCATCGGCGGCGAGTCGGCGCAGGCGTAA
- the proB gene encoding glutamate 5-kinase, producing the protein MVLFPPATCPRLIVKIGSALLVDPDGGVRRAWLAGIAADIAERARAGQQVAVVSSGAIALGARRLGLPKGGRASLEDAQAAAATGQIALSQVWAETLGAEGLTAAQILVTLDDLEDRRRYLNAAATLDRLLGLGVVPVLNENDSVATAEIRFGDNDRLAARVAQAAGAQGVVLLSDIDGLYDRNPALPGAVHIGRVERIDGTIEAMADRGSASGMGSGGMVSKIAAARIANAAGANLAIASGRIERPLSTAARHTVFVAEKSAPARKAWLAGGLTTRGTIHVDAGAAKALRGGASLLAAGATRVEGDFRRGDLVAICADDGRTLARGLAEYDVTEAGLITGRRSGDLAGILGYAPRAALVHRNHMALL; encoded by the coding sequence ATGGTTTTGTTTCCGCCTGCCACCTGCCCGCGCCTGATCGTCAAGATCGGCTCGGCGCTGCTCGTCGATCCCGACGGCGGCGTGCGGCGCGCGTGGCTGGCGGGGATCGCCGCCGATATCGCCGAGCGCGCGCGGGCGGGCCAGCAGGTTGCGGTGGTGTCTTCCGGCGCGATCGCGCTTGGCGCGCGGCGGCTCGGGTTGCCCAAGGGCGGCCGTGCGAGCCTCGAGGATGCGCAGGCCGCCGCCGCGACCGGACAGATTGCGCTTAGCCAGGTCTGGGCGGAGACGCTCGGCGCAGAGGGGCTGACCGCCGCGCAAATCCTCGTCACGCTCGACGATCTCGAGGATCGGCGCCGCTATCTCAACGCCGCCGCAACGCTCGACCGGCTGCTGGGACTGGGCGTCGTGCCGGTGCTCAACGAGAATGACAGCGTCGCGACCGCGGAAATCCGCTTTGGCGACAACGACCGGCTGGCGGCGCGGGTGGCGCAGGCGGCGGGCGCGCAGGGCGTGGTGCTGCTCTCGGATATCGATGGGCTGTACGATCGCAATCCGGCGCTGCCGGGCGCGGTGCATATCGGCCGTGTCGAACGGATCGATGGTACGATCGAGGCGATGGCGGATCGCGGTTCGGCATCGGGCATGGGATCGGGCGGAATGGTCTCGAAAATCGCCGCCGCGCGCATCGCCAACGCGGCGGGCGCCAACCTCGCCATCGCGAGCGGGCGGATCGAGCGGCCGCTGTCGACGGCCGCGCGGCATACCGTGTTCGTCGCGGAGAAATCCGCGCCCGCGCGCAAGGCGTGGCTGGCGGGCGGGCTGACCACGCGCGGCACCATCCATGTCGACGCCGGCGCGGCCAAGGCGCTGCGCGGCGGCGCGAGCCTGCTGGCGGCCGGCGCGACTCGGGTCGAGGGCGATTTCCGGCGTGGCGATCTTGTCGCGATCTGCGCCGACGACGGCCGCACGCTCGCACGCGGGCTGGCGGAATATGACGTGACGGAAGCAGGCCTGATTACAGGACGGCGCAGCGGCGATCTCGCCGGTATTCTCGGCTATGCGCCGCGCGCCGCGCTGGTGCATCGCAACCATATGGCATTGTTGTGA
- a CDS encoding acyl carrier protein — MSDRATVFETVTRQIEPFNKKGVALTEATTFQGDLEWDSLTVMDFVAAIEDEFDIIITMNMQAEIETIGQLVDAVMSLKA; from the coding sequence ATGAGCGACCGCGCCACCGTCTTCGAAACCGTTACCCGCCAGATCGAACCCTTCAACAAGAAGGGCGTCGCACTGACCGAGGCGACCACTTTTCAGGGCGACCTCGAATGGGACAGCCTGACGGTGATGGATTTCGTCGCTGCGATCGAGGACGAGTTCGACATCATCATCACCATGAACATGCAGGCCGAGATCGAGACGATCGGCCAACTCGTCGATGCCGTGATGAGCCTCAAGGCCTGA
- the obgE gene encoding GTPase ObgE, producing MHFLDQAKIFVRSGAGGPGAVSFRREKFIEYGGPDGGNGGKGGDIIFEAVAGLNTLIDFRYTQHFRAPRGHGGSGSNRTGAGGDDLVIKVPVGTQIMDEAREEVLLDFTHAGQREVFLRGGDGGRGNATYKTSTNRAPRQHGTGWPYQEAWLWLRLKLLADAGLVGLPNAGKSTFINAVTNAQAKVGAYAFTTTRPQLGVVRHHQREFVVADIPGLIEGAAEGAGIGDRFLGHIERCKVLLHLVDANDEDVGESYRIVRDELENYGGGLTDKPVVVALNKIDTLDDELIAALLAELEEASGEEVIAISGAAGTGTDWALDRLLEAIGPDAATVAADDEGEDSIEWSPV from the coding sequence ATGCATTTTCTCGATCAAGCAAAAATCTTCGTCCGCTCGGGCGCGGGCGGCCCTGGCGCCGTCAGCTTCCGGCGTGAGAAGTTCATCGAATATGGCGGCCCGGACGGCGGCAACGGCGGCAAGGGCGGCGACATCATCTTCGAGGCGGTCGCGGGCCTCAACACGCTGATCGACTTCCGCTACACCCAGCATTTCCGCGCGCCGCGTGGCCACGGCGGATCGGGCAGCAACCGCACCGGCGCCGGCGGCGACGATCTCGTCATCAAGGTGCCGGTCGGCACGCAGATCATGGACGAGGCGCGCGAGGAAGTGCTGCTCGACTTCACCCATGCCGGCCAGCGCGAGGTGTTCCTGCGCGGGGGCGACGGCGGGCGCGGCAACGCAACGTACAAGACCTCGACCAACCGCGCACCGCGCCAGCACGGCACCGGCTGGCCCTATCAGGAAGCGTGGCTGTGGCTGCGGCTCAAGCTGCTCGCTGATGCCGGGCTGGTCGGGCTGCCCAATGCCGGCAAATCGACCTTCATCAACGCCGTCACCAACGCGCAGGCCAAGGTCGGCGCCTATGCCTTCACCACCACCCGCCCCCAGCTCGGCGTGGTGCGCCATCACCAGCGCGAGTTCGTCGTCGCCGACATTCCGGGGCTGATCGAAGGCGCGGCCGAGGGCGCGGGTATCGGCGACCGCTTTCTGGGCCATATCGAGCGCTGCAAGGTGCTGCTCCACCTCGTCGATGCCAATGACGAGGATGTCGGCGAAAGCTACCGCATCGTGCGCGACGAACTGGAGAATTACGGCGGCGGGCTGACCGACAAGCCGGTCGTGGTCGCACTGAACAAGATCGACACGCTCGACGACGAACTGATCGCGGCGTTGCTCGCCGAGCTTGAGGAAGCGAGCGGCGAAGAGGTGATCGCGATCTCGGGCGCGGCCGGCACCGGCACCGACTGGGCGCTCGACCGGCTGCTGGAGGCGATCGGGCCGGACGCGGCGACGGTTGCGGCGGATGATGAGGGCGAAGATTCGATCGAGTGGTCGCCGGTATAG
- the rpmA gene encoding 50S ribosomal protein L27 codes for MAHKKAGGSSRNGRDSAGRRLGVKKFGGEIVVPGNIIVRQRGTKFYPGTNVGMGKDHTLFALTDGRVTFKEGKLGRKFCSVELVAQAAE; via the coding sequence ATGGCACATAAGAAAGCAGGCGGTTCGTCGCGCAACGGTCGTGATTCGGCCGGTCGTCGCCTTGGCGTGAAGAAGTTCGGTGGCGAGATCGTCGTGCCGGGCAACATTATCGTGCGCCAGCGCGGGACCAAGTTCTACCCGGGCACCAACGTCGGCATGGGCAAGGATCATACCCTGTTCGCGCTTACGGATGGCCGCGTGACCTTCAAGGAAGGCAAGCTCGGCCGCAAATTCTGTTCGGTAGAACTGGTGGCGCAAGCCGCCGAATAA
- a CDS encoding DUF6311 domain-containing protein: MPPLHRSPFDLLLVALIAGALFLCFYNVAMLDPGNVGWLLRGTDNGENALGLHAWLNDPVARGFRTYLLNAPDGVTLLFTDSNPLLALLVRPFAPRGDFQMVGPWLLSCLVLHVVFARALLAPFARTHLALWCGVLLLTLLPTLYVRQVHANLSAHWLILWALWVFADPRRAGDWRWWLAVLGVAATIHSYLLVMVAAIWGSALIERLARADMRARIGVMLGAAATMCVVIGIVSLLVDRGGLVSSGTFGRFGMPLDAPWNPALPGLSPFLPAHAQAADRQMEAFQYLGAGLLLLIVAAPLLALRTAAAPAITALHRRLLWLMPAFVVLTLLAISRRVDFAGQTLLTIPMSAQAMALVDPVRASSRLFWPIAYGLTFWAVTGVYRLPPERAQVLLAAALALQMLDLVPLSALMRHDAAIAADHAKWRRTRDSRWTAVIARARDVTFMPPDPTARLDLFQEVAWRAIDARRPVRLVYAARTSAETAARLARETRDFADGRLTPGRLYVLLPGTPVPAAARARTVVLDGVRLVLP; the protein is encoded by the coding sequence ATGCCTCCACTCCACCGCTCTCCATTCGATCTGTTGCTGGTCGCCTTGATCGCCGGAGCGCTCTTTTTGTGCTTCTACAACGTCGCGATGCTCGATCCGGGCAATGTCGGATGGTTGCTGCGCGGCACCGACAATGGCGAGAACGCACTCGGCCTTCACGCCTGGCTCAACGATCCGGTCGCGCGTGGCTTTCGGACATATCTGCTCAACGCGCCCGACGGCGTGACGCTGCTGTTCACGGACAGCAACCCGCTGCTCGCATTGCTCGTCCGGCCGTTCGCGCCGCGTGGAGACTTTCAGATGGTGGGGCCGTGGTTGCTGTCCTGTCTGGTTCTGCATGTGGTGTTTGCGCGCGCGCTGCTCGCACCGTTTGCGCGCACACACCTGGCGCTATGGTGCGGCGTGTTGCTGCTGACGCTGCTACCGACGCTCTATGTCCGACAGGTCCATGCCAACCTCTCCGCGCACTGGCTGATCCTGTGGGCGCTTTGGGTGTTCGCCGATCCCAGGCGCGCTGGTGACTGGCGCTGGTGGCTCGCGGTGCTCGGCGTGGCTGCGACGATCCACAGCTATCTGCTGGTGATGGTCGCCGCAATCTGGGGATCGGCGTTGATCGAGCGGCTGGCGCGTGCCGACATGCGCGCCCGGATCGGGGTAATGCTGGGCGCGGCGGCGACGATGTGCGTGGTGATCGGCATAGTATCATTGCTCGTCGATCGTGGCGGGCTGGTGTCGTCAGGGACGTTCGGGCGCTTCGGGATGCCGCTCGACGCGCCGTGGAATCCGGCGCTGCCGGGTTTGTCGCCGTTCCTTCCCGCGCACGCACAGGCGGCAGACCGGCAGATGGAGGCGTTTCAATATCTCGGTGCCGGTCTGTTGTTGCTGATCGTCGCCGCACCGCTGCTCGCGTTGCGTACCGCAGCGGCGCCGGCGATCACCGCGCTGCACCGGCGGTTGCTATGGCTGATGCCGGCTTTCGTCGTGCTGACGCTGCTGGCGATCTCCCGCAGGGTGGATTTCGCCGGGCAGACATTGCTGACCATACCTATGTCCGCACAGGCGATGGCGCTGGTCGATCCGGTTCGCGCATCGTCCCGGTTGTTCTGGCCAATCGCTTACGGGCTGACATTTTGGGCCGTCACGGGGGTCTATCGATTGCCACCGGAACGCGCCCAGGTGCTGCTCGCTGCGGCCTTGGCGCTACAAATGCTCGATCTGGTGCCGCTCTCGGCGCTGATGCGGCACGACGCTGCGATTGCGGCGGACCATGCCAAATGGCGCCGCACGCGCGACTCGCGCTGGACGGCGGTTATCGCCCGCGCGCGCGATGTTACCTTCATGCCACCCGATCCGACCGCACGGCTCGATCTGTTCCAGGAGGTCGCATGGCGCGCAATCGATGCGCGGCGGCCGGTCCGGCTGGTCTATGCTGCACGAACCAGTGCGGAGACCGCGGCGAGGCTCGCCCGCGAAACCCGCGATTTCGCGGACGGCCGCCTCACGCCCGGACGTCTCTACGTGCTGCTACCGGGAACACCTGTGCCGGCAGCAGCACGAGCGCGGACTGTGGTGCTAGACGGTGTGCGACTCGTGCTGCCCTGA